The following is a genomic window from Aquificota bacterium.
TAACTCCAGAAGATGCTTATAGGATATACGGTGTAAAGCTAAGGGAAGGTGTGGCCGTTGGCGCAGGGTTGGCAGACATTTTAGGGCTTAAAAAGGATGAGGAAATTCTCCTTCTTTCTCCCATGGGACAGAGAACACCCTTTGGCTTTTTGCCAAGGGCGAGGAGCTATGTAGTGGAAGGCATATTTCAAAAGGGTGTTTTTGACCAAGACTATGCGACAGTTGTAATGGATATAAAAAGGGCAAGGGATTTTTTTGGTGATTCATACCAACTTTCTGGCTATGAGATATACCTAAGGGACCCCTACAAGGCGCAGGAGATAAGAAACAAAATAGAAAGGCTTTTGGGCCCAGGTGCCATAGTGCGTTCTTGGATAGACCTTAACAAGCCCCTTTTTAACGCCCTTCAGGTGGAAAAGGTAGGCATATTTTTTGTCCTAATGCTTATGATAGTGATAGCTTCTTTTAACATTACAAGCCTGCTTTTTATGAAGGCAAGGGACAAGATGAAAGATATTGCCGTGTTAAGGACCTTTGGGTTAAAAAGTAGGCAGGTTATTTTTATCTTTCTACTACAGGGCCTTATGCTGGGTTCTCTTGGAACTCTTATAGGTCTTATACTTTCCCTTGTGGGAGCCTACTTTATAAACGAATACAAGCTAATAAGAGTGCCCGCGGATGTTTATCTTATGGACCATGTGCCTGTTTATTTTGAGATGAGGGATGTAATATCCACCTTGTTGGGTGCTCTGTTTCTTTCCTTGCTATCCAGCTTATTACCTGCCTATAGGGCAAGTAGGGAAGGTATAGTTAGGGTTTTGAGGAATGAATAGGGTTCTTTATACTAATGACCTTTGGAAGGTTTATCCTGGAGGGGTGGAAGCGCTAAAGGGTGTTGGCGTTGAGGTGTTTGAGGGAGAAGTTGTAGGCCTTATGGGGCCTTCTGGTTCTGGTAAAAGCACTCTACTACA
Proteins encoded in this region:
- a CDS encoding ABC transporter permease, with amino-acid sequence MKSILKISIRFLLSGKGSTQLVSFIALLGVSLGVSALLLTMGVFAGFQHELKEKILSASPHIIVSLLDANKDYKDKIENIEGIKNVYSVALYQGLVSREGRISSVSVKALTPEDAYRIYGVKLREGVAVGAGLADILGLKKDEEILLLSPMGQRTPFGFLPRARSYVVEGIFQKGVFDQDYATVVMDIKRARDFFGDSYQLSGYEIYLRDPYKAQEIRNKIERLLGPGAIVRSWIDLNKPLFNALQVEKVGIFFVLMLMIVIASFNITSLLFMKARDKMKDIAVLRTFGLKSRQVIFIFLLQGLMLGSLGTLIGLILSLVGAYFINEYKLIRVPADVYLMDHVPVYFEMRDVISTLLGALFLSLLSSLLPAYRASREGIVRVLRNE